One Engystomops pustulosus chromosome 11, aEngPut4.maternal, whole genome shotgun sequence DNA window includes the following coding sequences:
- the LOC140106279 gene encoding uncharacterized protein, giving the protein MDLQRFYRNLRLKAHFSDATHTENPRSPVNHVNQTHPINLKNLGLRNKSTYMPPKNSHAVETFVSLVERDVTQFRHNINTNRMHASNNLSSTDKTALLHLMSNREIIIKPADKGGAVVIQDKNKYINEILSQLSDTTIYHKLERNPTGRITTAIQKTLDKYNTLGIIDWDVRTFLTKINPITPVIYTLPKIHKNLTNPPGRPIVASSDSILSPLSILLEKILTPLVKTTPSFLLDTSEFLKLIKDIHKIDPGTIFATFDVNSLYTSIKHELGIRAVQKLLESHEYPQLEIEFIIDLLKLVLTENFFMFQDNYYIQRQGTAMGSNVAPPYANTYMADFEETFIYHNPLFIQHCQIWKRYIDDVFCIWRGPENSLLEFLTYLNSNRPELQFTIHHDLTKIQFLDTLVIKKEDGTLWSDIYTKPTDRNNLLHFSSYHPESTKRSLPFSQYNRVERIVSKPELVDTRLEEMKTKFVNRGYPHNTLDQYKSRQPRQQRHKQPRIPFVHSYHPFAYKIHQSIRKHWPILHKGHPSVTEFQQPFLPCFKRPPNLKDKLVKADIGTTSKISRQSFLRTPKRGTFPCLHCAQCTNIQRGDSFTHPLSGKRYSIRGYYTCDTDYCVYLIKCPCGLAYIGETTQRIRDRICKHKSTIRLNNTLLPIPAHFLEARHSINQLKFQIIEHVEMPRRGGDRVGLLKKRESYWIHTLQTLQPDGLNRDYNIQSFC; this is encoded by the coding sequence ATGGATTTGCAAAGGTTTTACAGGAATTTAAGACTCAAAGCCCATTTCTCTGATGCTACACACACAGAGAATCCCAGGAGCCCGGTGAACCATGTGAACCAGACACATCCCATCAATCTTAAAAATCTTGGCCTTAGAAATAAGAGCACATACATGCCTCCCAAAAACTCACATGCAGTCGAAACCTTCGTCTCCCTTGTTGAGAGAGACGTTACCCAATTCAGACACAACATCAACACCAATAGAATGCATGCATCCAACAACCTTTCTAGTACTGACAAAACAGCCCTACTACACCTTATGTCCAATAGGGAAATCATCATCAAACCGGCAGATAAGGGGGGTGCGGTGGTGATTCAGGATAAGAACAAGTACATTAATGAGATCTTGTCCCAACTCAGTGACACCACTATTTACCATAAACTTGAGAGAAATCCTACTGGCAGAATTACTACTGCCATACAAAAAACACTTGACAAATACAATACATTGGGCATTATCGATTGGGATGTACGCACCTTTCTGACAAAAATCAATCCCATTACTCCGGTCATTTACACATtacccaaaatccacaaaaacctaACCAACCCTCCGGGGCGCCCTATTGTAGCCTCCTCAGATTCCATCCTCTCACCACTCTCCATCCTTTTAGAAAAAATCCTCACTCCACTAGTCAAAACTACTCCGTCCTTCCTCCTTGACACATCCGAATTTCTGAAACTGATCAAAGACATCCACAAAATTGATCCTGGCACCATTTTTGCTACATTTGATGTAAACAGCTTATACACTTCCATTAAACATGAACTAGGCATCAGGGCAGTACAGAAATTACTTGAATCCCACGAATATCCACAACTCGAAATAGAATTCATTATAGATCTACTCAAATTAGTACTGACtgaaaacttttttatgtttcaagACAATTACTACATCCAAAGGCAGGGTACTGCCATGGGTTCCAACGTGGCCCCTCCATATGCGAACACGTATATGGCCGATTTTGAAGAAACCTTCATTTACCATAATCCTTTGTTTATCCAACATTGTCAAATTTGGAAAAGATATATTGATGATGTGTTCTGCATATGGAGGGGCCCGGAGAATTCACTCTTAGAATTTCTGACATACCTCAACTCTAATCGCCCGGAATTACAATTCACCATCCATCACGACCTTACGAAAATTCAGTTCCTTGACACACTTGTCATTAAAAAAGAGGACGGCACCTTATGGTCTGATATATATACAAAACCCACAGACCGGAATAACTTACTTCACTTTTCCAGCTACCATCCTGAATCCACCAAACGTTCCCTACCTTTTTCCCAATACAACAGGGTTGAACGCATTGTCAGTAAACCTGAACTTGTCGATACTAGGTTAGAAGAAATGAAGACTAAATTTGTGAATAGGGGTTATCCACATAACACTCTAGACCAGTACAAATCGAGACAGCCACGACAACAACGACACAAGCAACCACGCATTCCATTTGTACACTCATATCATCCGTTTGCCTACAAAATCCATCAATCCATCAGGAAACATTGGCCCATTCTACACAAAGGTCACCCATCTGTTACAGAATTCCAACAACCATTCCTTCCTTGTTTTAAGAGGCCCCCCAACTTGAAAGACAAATTGGTTAAAGCCGACATAGGGACTACTTCCAAAATTTCCAGACAATCATTTCTGCGGACACCCAAAAGGGGTACATTCCCGTGCTTGCACTGTGCTCAATGCACTAACATTCAGAGAGGGGACTCATTCACACATCCACTGTCAGGCAAACGTTACTCCATCAGAGGCTACTACACGTGTGACACTGATTACTGTGTTTATCTCATTAAATGCCCATGTGGCCTAGCGTACATAGGGGAAACTACCCAGCGTATCCGTGATCGCATATGTAAGCACAAGTCCACTATTCGTCTCAACAACACATTACTCCCCATACCTGCCCATTTCCTAGAAGCCAGGCATTCCATAAATCAACTTAAATTCCAGATTATCGAACATGTTGAAATgccaaggagaggaggggatcgagTTGGACTATTAAAGAAGCGTGAATCCTACtggatacacacattacaaacattACAACCAGATGGACTCAATAGAGACTATAATATACAAAGCTTTTGCTAA